The window aaaaatcaacaacaaaacagataaaACGACAGCTAGAAGAAAGCAGAATGCACTTGAAACATAAACCTTATTATACAATAGAAGCGGCAAGATCCTTCAACTCACCTTCTTCTCCATGTCCGACTTGCCCTGCTCAGCTTGTAGAGCCTTGCGCATGCCAAAGGCCACGCTGCTCTCGTACAAGGTCTGGTAAGCGGCAATGGTCATCCTGATTTCGTCCCTGACCCTCAGCAGGAGCAGGCCACGCTCTGCGCACTCGATAGTCACCTGGCGGATGAGTTCGTCTGGAGGGGACAAACAGAGTGCAGTGTGAAACACAAGGATGTGTGTATATTACAATGATTCTCTCTTTACTCCAGTGTGCTGCGCACAAACAAGTTCTTGGCATAGTGTACAGTTTATCAAAGGACTATACATCCTACAGAAAGAGTAATCTTTTGTGCTTACCGTCTTAACTGAACAATCCAGGATTCAAAGTTTAAGTCCAGATGTCATTATCTCCACTTGCACTGCTTGTCAGAATTGAAAGATGCTTAAGTTGTGATCTGTACACTGTGCAATATCTTGTAGAGAACATCCATACGAACTGTGCTATCTCACTGCAAATGCACTAATCCATTTTTCTCTACTGGTTCgacctgtctgtcggaccagtaggtacccagtttttctatttttactAGTCCATTCCAGAAAAGAAGTTACTGGTCCCAACAGTGGTTTTTATCGGTCTGGACCGTCGGACAAGTGCTAGTGTACAGCGCTGGCTATCTAGAGAGGACCCAACTTGACTCACCGAAGCACTGGGAGTAGAGCTCTCTCCGGACCGGACAGATTCCGGTCTCTCGGGCCTGCCTCTGCTGCAGCCTCATGTCCAGCTGCTCTTGGAGATTGACCACATCCAGACGTGTGGCTGGTGTACTGGACACCTGCTGGACCCACAACTGACCAGACTCTGtccattctctgaaaaaaaaagaagaaatcattcATATTTGAGACAATGTGAGCGAAATCAACTAGCAACTCAGAGAAGTTAAAAGTTGATGATGAATGCACAAGTGGTAAATTGAGGCAGACAACACAGCTCCTCAAAGACATATCAGTTTTGATCACACATATTTCTCTAGGATCCCTTGTAAATTTGATTAGGTCTGGTTCTAAACCATTTGTTAAAACATTCTCAGGAGAACCATAGAAAAAAAAGGGCTTAAGCATACATAATTCTTTTGTATCCTCATTTTAGGAAAAACATACTAACTTTATACCAAtacacctaaaaaaaaaagaaaaagataaactCCACAATCCATGAACTCTATGGAAGTCATAAGTATACACACAATTTTCACTCCCTTTTGTTTTCAAGTTCCTAAATACCGGTAGATATTAATGACTTTACAAAATGCAACCCACTGGAAAAGGAATATCCCTGCAACCTTTGTAGCAATATACCATTTATGTTCATAGGTTGCAAGTAGTGTTTGCATAATGTGGCACTGGTATTCATACATACAGCGCATTCCCATTGCCTGTATAACAAACACCGTTATAACGAAACtcttgttacaacaaagtaaaaattcaggtcccaaaagtATTACcttatatctttatatactttattgtctgctataacaaaatttcaaaataacaaaagaaaattgccggaCCCTAAGACTTTGTTATGAGAGTCGCCTGTAGCATATTGTACACCAAATTTTTAACAGCATACATGTGCATCATCTTTCATAGATGTACAGACCACCAGGAATTCAGTGCATCAATGTACTTAAAAGTTCTTGCCTTCATTATTTTGAATGGTAATTGAGGCAAAGTCATCAAGAAAACTGCCATGACACAATCATTGCTGTTGAATAGAAAGATTGATTTCATTAACCAGGTTTATGAGATCAAAAACTCAAACACGATATGTTCTGTGTTGGTATTGccctttcggggggggggggggacaggatATTTGCTAATACTACATTTAGTTATCAGTCTATCTTCACGAATGGCTGACATACCTTGGTGGTAAGATGGAGTTGAGGATTTCATCAGTCTGCTGTGCCTTTTGTGACTCAACGGGAGGAAGCTTGCTGCCTCCCTTGGGTGGGGGATTTGGAACAGGGCCGGTGTTGGTTGGCTGTTGTGGCGATGTCTTCAACGCTCTAGCCTGGAGAAAGGGTGACATCACAATAAAACACTGTTCATGAACATCATGAATCTATTGAAGAGTATGGCTGAACAGGCACAAATTTCTAAAATAGCGTGGGAGTGCTTGCAAGTGAAGGAGAATCATCTAACATAAAATACAGAACTGTGCAATTTACTCCTAAAATTTGGCATTTAATACTAATATTGATTCATTGCAATGCACACTAATAAACCGATACTTTCACAGAGACAAAGAAGATAAGGTGGTTACAGGTAGTGTTCTCTCATTTTACATCCGACATTCCATGACCATTTTCttcagaagaagaaggaaaaggagaagaaaaacaaaagaaaaactagCACTTAGCAGCAATGTCTGCCAACTAATAATATAAGACTAATAATGTAATATCTACACTATGGAAGGAGCGCAAATTGGCAAATTATCAAGCATTAAGGCATACATGACCATAAAGataatagaagaagaagaagaagaagaagaagaccatTTTCTGCAGTACCCGTGGTTGCCATGATCATGAAAGACTGTTGTTTTAAGTAGAAATActgtcaaatacatgtattggcAATTGTGCTCCTTCCATTGTAAATGTTAGTTTTAGATTATCTAGTTGGCAGACATTGCTGCTAAGTGATAAGTATTCCTTGTTGTACACGACGACCGGGCCTGGCGATTGTATGTGATGGACACAGATGCAGACATGGGTCTATGTTCAATGTATTTAAAAAGACTATGACTAGGAGTAACCCAGAGTGAGAGTTGAAATTATAGATTTGCGAGGAACGAGTCCTTTTGAGCAACAACATGGAAGTCAATGTCGATATCTTTAG of the Diadema setosum chromosome 16, eeDiaSeto1, whole genome shotgun sequence genome contains:
- the LOC140239486 gene encoding 33 kDa inner dynein arm light chain, axonemal, translated to MIPPNASLLKYDNPVLVSRNTEKKTPRARALKTSPQQPTNTGPVPNPPPKGGSKLPPVESQKAQQTDEILNSILPPREWTESGQLWVQQVSSTPATRLDVVNLQEQLDMRLQQRQARETGICPVRRELYSQCFDELIRQVTIECAERGLLLLRVRDEIRMTIAAYQTLYESSVAFGMRKALQAEQGKSDMEKKITELEQEKRELERQVNELKAKCEAIEKREAERRQVEEKKHAEEIQFLKRTNQQLKTQLEGIIAPNKK